One genomic region from Elusimicrobiota bacterium encodes:
- a CDS encoding DUF2723 domain-containing protein — protein sequence MPFLIFNFTFLIYLYTMYPTISPYRDSGDMIVSAFTLGIAHPPAYPLYVLLGKIFTVVIPFANIAYRVNLMSAFWGALTCSVLYVVIKKIGERILNNKKQILISGSVVIVLLFCLSSSMHSLSIVSEMYSLNAFFAVLIIYLISFLPSTFYLLPAFLFGLALGNHHTLVLLLPGIIYLLIIRLGKTFLPFTFYLLPAFLLGFSVYLFLPVRSAQKPTANWGSPSGSLRNLYRVLTRADYGSIRLHPEKSPTEQNVATTVKSFFNFLNVLIQQFDYWIIPFLGLGIYYSVKQKVFWQLVLLWFFSGPVFFIVSNLPLEEKTSLPILEPYLMLPLLIFGLWVCIGFFYAVRYFSQYKNEKKISFLIITGLFFLIHIKLPKLNKRFEFIGNDYSMDLLKTLPPYSVLFNPDDTTTFTLRYQQECLGKRKDISLAVFYKTFWGYQQLKEKKPEILPDYEIKSGIELENILVSYNYYRLPFFSDNISKIPTAYKTIPTGLLYGNKEIFEEMFDFYILPPRTSGKRRFFTNQIINYYSAGFNNLGLVFNEKKLYNKSIRLFENAVTIDPTLSQGWNNLGVAYWQKGDYQKAAEYFEIALKYAPDDEELKKNFLLAKEKIK from the coding sequence ATGCCATTTTTGATTTTTAATTTTACATTTTTGATTTACCTCTATACGATGTATCCGACAATCTCACCGTATCGGGATAGTGGTGATATGATTGTTTCTGCATTTACTCTCGGGATTGCCCATCCACCCGCCTATCCGTTGTATGTTCTATTAGGTAAAATTTTTACAGTAGTCATTCCATTTGCGAATATCGCATATCGTGTCAATTTAATGAGTGCATTTTGGGGTGCGTTGACCTGTTCAGTTTTGTATGTAGTAATAAAAAAAATTGGTGAGCGAATTCTCAATAATAAAAAACAAATCTTAATATCAGGTTCTGTAGTTATTGTATTACTTTTTTGTTTAAGTTCGTCTATGCATTCGTTAAGTATCGTTTCTGAAATGTATTCGCTGAACGCTTTTTTTGCCGTTTTGATAATTTATTTGATTTCGTTTCTACCTTCTACCTTCTACCTTCTACCTGCCTTTTTGTTCGGGCTTGCGCTCGGCAACCATCACACGCTTGTGCTTTTGCTTCCCGGAATTATTTATTTGCTGATTATTCGGTTAGGCAAAACCTTTTTACCTTTCACCTTTTACCTTCTACCTGCCTTTTTGCTGGGTTTTTCTGTATATCTTTTTCTGCCAGTTCGGTCTGCACAGAAACCGACTGCGAACTGGGGTTCGCCTTCTGGCTCATTAAGAAATTTATACAGGGTTTTAACACGCGCTGATTACGGAAGTATTCGGCTTCATCCTGAGAAAAGTCCAACAGAACAGAATGTTGCTACCACAGTTAAAAGTTTCTTTAATTTTTTGAATGTGTTAATACAGCAGTTTGATTACTGGATTATTCCATTTCTGGGATTAGGGATTTATTATTCTGTAAAACAAAAAGTCTTCTGGCAGTTGGTCCTGCTCTGGTTTTTTTCAGGACCTGTGTTTTTTATAGTTTCCAATTTACCGCTAGAAGAAAAAACATCACTCCCTATATTAGAACCGTATCTTATGCTACCGCTACTGATTTTTGGTCTCTGGGTTTGTATTGGATTTTTTTATGCAGTTCGTTATTTTAGTCAATATAAAAATGAAAAAAAAATATCTTTTTTGATAATTACTGGACTCTTTTTTTTGATACATATAAAATTGCCAAAGTTAAACAAACGGTTTGAATTTATCGGAAACGATTATTCAATGGATTTACTCAAAACCTTACCGCCATATTCCGTTTTGTTTAATCCCGACGATACAACAACATTTACGCTGAGATATCAGCAGGAATGTCTTGGGAAACGAAAAGATATTTCGCTTGCTGTTTTTTACAAAACCTTTTGGGGCTATCAACAACTTAAAGAAAAAAAACCGGAGATTTTACCTGACTACGAAATAAAATCCGGGATAGAACTTGAAAACATTCTTGTCTCGTATAATTATTATCGGCTACCATTCTTTTCTGATAATATCTCAAAAATTCCAACGGCTTACAAAACCATACCCACAGGATTGCTTTACGGGAATAAAGAGATTTTTGAAGAGATGTTTGACTTTTATATTTTACCGCCGAGAACTTCCGGTAAAAGAAGATTTTTTACCAACCAGATAATAAACTACTATTCTGCTGGTTTCAACAATTTAGGGCTTGTATTTAACGAAAAAAAGTTATATAATAAAAGTATTCGGCTCTTTGAAAATGCTGTTACAATAGACCCGACACTTTCACAAGGCTGGAATAATTTGGGTGTCGCATACTGGCAGAAAGGTGATTATCAGAAAGCTGCCGAGTATTTTGAGATTGCGTTAAAATATGCGCCTGATGATGAAGAGTTAAAAAAGAATTTTTTGCTCGCTAAAGAAAAAATAAAATGA
- the rsmG gene encoding 16S rRNA (guanine(527)-N(7))-methyltransferase RsmG, whose product MKTETLNFFLSGLKILNLKLAPQQTEQFSIYLDELKKWNEQFNLIGPATDEEIVQKHFLDSLSVLLAFPTVNCQQPTAVLDIGTGAGFPGIPVKIARPEIFLTLLDSSKKKTEFLRHLCKKLNITADIIWDRAESIATKTTKRYDIIITRAVAKLAKTEKLCQPLLNKDGIVLLLISQRTDIKNIKGEIMKKFTPPAELLPGRTILAIRKQKNGFTLIEVIIAVAIIAILVSVIFPKFAEMMRKTKEGYTKGGLGNLRSAIGIYYGAMEGVYPLEADAFMGRKGPIQTKYLESMPTVKIGLSAYEDTDDMDDFDEGDSLTDLGNWGYISTIGSVFVNANKKDTRGEYISSW is encoded by the coding sequence ATGAAAACTGAAACATTGAACTTTTTTTTATCCGGGCTGAAAATACTTAATCTAAAACTTGCTCCACAACAAACTGAACAGTTTTCAATTTATTTAGACGAACTTAAAAAATGGAATGAACAATTCAACTTAATAGGCCCTGCAACTGATGAAGAAATTGTCCAAAAACATTTTTTGGATTCGTTAAGTGTTCTTTTAGCATTCCCAACTGTCAACTGTCAACAGCCAACCGCTGTTCTTGATATTGGCACAGGTGCAGGTTTTCCAGGAATACCAGTCAAAATTGCAAGACCTGAAATTTTTTTAACACTGCTGGATTCATCAAAGAAAAAAACAGAGTTTTTAAGACATCTCTGTAAAAAACTGAATATCACTGCAGATATTATATGGGATAGAGCCGAAAGTATAGCCACCAAAACGACAAAGCGATATGATATAATCATAACAAGGGCAGTCGCAAAATTGGCAAAAACAGAAAAATTGTGTCAGCCATTGTTAAATAAAGACGGGATTGTGCTGCTACTAATAAGCCAGAGAACAGATATAAAAAATATAAAAGGAGAGATTATGAAAAAATTTACGCCACCTGCTGAACTTCTACCAGGCAGAACGATTTTAGCAATCAGAAAACAAAAAAATGGGTTCACATTGATTGAAGTAATAATAGCAGTAGCGATTATCGCAATACTTGTGTCTGTTATATTTCCCAAATTTGCTGAAATGATGAGAAAAACAAAAGAAGGATATACAAAAGGTGGACTGGGTAATCTAAGAAGTGCTATCGGGATTTATTATGGTGCAATGGAAGGTGTCTATCCATTAGAAGCAGATGCTTTTATGGGTAGAAAAGGTCCAATTCAAACAAAGTATCTGGAAAGCATGCCTACTGTTAAAATAGGGCTTTCCGCATATGAAGACACAGATGATATGGACGATTTTGATGAAGGCGATAGTTTAACAGATTTAGGCAATTGGGGATATATTTCAACTATTGGGAGTGTTTTTGTTAACGCTAACAAAAAAGATACCAGAGGTGAATACATAAGCAGTTGGTAA
- a CDS encoding PilZ domain-containing protein → MDIKRRKYPRIVYTAGVDISDVTNRKISYKGIIKNISLGGLAIETENDLPIGGELRFAFLLPNKKNITTIGKVLWEYKDKVSNYYGVQFVLVGFFSRLKLKRFINSNLPKT, encoded by the coding sequence ATGGACATAAAGAGACGAAAATATCCAAGAATTGTTTATACAGCCGGTGTAGATATTTCTGATGTAACAAACCGTAAAATTTCATACAAAGGTATCATAAAAAATATAAGTTTAGGCGGACTTGCGATTGAAACAGAAAACGATTTACCAATAGGTGGTGAGTTACGATTCGCATTTTTGCTGCCTAACAAAAAAAATATAACAACAATTGGAAAAGTACTCTGGGAATATAAAGATAAGGTCTCAAATTATTACGGTGTCCAATTCGTTTTGGTTGGTTTTTTTAGCAGACTGAAATTGAAACGGTTCATAAATAGTAATCTTCCAAAAACATGA
- a CDS encoding thermonuclease family protein yields the protein MKVKLLFVILWTSRLFSVYTAELSTNKYTFIDWSVPYIIEELKCDYVVDGDTLKTADGQTIRMLGVNTPEITHPSYQKYENEPGGIEAKEFAIKQLKGKDIILVIDKENTKCIYGRILGLVFYTDENGKQRCFNWELIKTGLGRVLIYPDNRLCIEDDWDTMSAATYKKIPDNFYTLAEQYCAEGLEEEAVKIYQAGIKKFPSEIGFYEELANLYDVLNLPGLELDVYLACLEKYPELLEFRRKLAIAYEKMIKAGGWVSKSNYKAKAIDEWNKLINTKYEKEAKSHLSILEK from the coding sequence ATGAAAGTTAAACTGCTCTTTGTTATACTTTGGACATCGCGCTTGTTTTCAGTTTATACTGCTGAACTTTCTACAAATAAATATACATTCATTGATTGGTCAGTCCCGTATATTATTGAAGAACTTAAATGTGACTATGTTGTAGACGGCGATACACTAAAAACAGCAGACGGGCAGACGATTCGGATGCTTGGCGTGAACACGCCGGAAATAACACACCCATCATATCAAAAATATGAAAATGAGCCCGGCGGCATTGAAGCTAAAGAGTTCGCAATAAAACAGTTAAAAGGCAAAGATATAATTTTGGTGATTGATAAAGAAAATACAAAATGTATCTATGGCAGGATTTTAGGGCTTGTATTTTATACTGATGAAAACGGAAAACAGCGATGTTTCAACTGGGAACTGATAAAAACTGGTTTAGGCAGGGTTCTTATATATCCGGATAATCGGCTCTGTATAGAAGATGACTGGGATACAATGTCAGCCGCAACTTATAAAAAAATTCCGGATAATTTTTATACACTTGCCGAACAATACTGCGCAGAAGGATTAGAAGAAGAGGCGGTTAAAATTTATCAGGCGGGTATAAAAAAATTTCCTTCCGAGATAGGATTTTACGAAGAACTTGCTAATCTATATGATGTTTTGAACCTACCAGGACTGGAACTTGATGTATATCTTGCCTGTTTGGAAAAATATCCAGAGTTATTAGAGTTTCGCAGAAAACTTGCAATCGCATATGAAAAAATGATAAAAGCAGGCGGCTGGGTTTCTAAAAGTAACTATAAAGCCAAAGCGATTGACGAATGGAACAAACTTATAAATACAAAATATGAAAAAGAAGCAAAATCGCATTTATCTATACTTGAAAAATAG
- a CDS encoding NAD-dependent epimerase/dehydratase family protein, giving the protein MKALVTGATGFLGSTLVKTLLKKNCSIKCLVRNPKKLKWLETLPVEIAELPVEIVVGDCLDSSSLDFAVTDVDYVFHCAGLVRAIKPDDLYLTNVRGTKNLIEKVLDKNPNLKRFVYVSSQAAAGPSEEGRRKTEDEPANPVSHYGYSKLLGELEVKKYNEKLPVTILRPSVIYGPQDKDVFVFFKFAQKGILPIPEEEKYISISFVSDIVDGLISSALSDIAKNKTYFIGDDTVFSLTEFCLLLKRIINPETKIIQTPYFLYWLSAFFSELSAKLTNKPAVLSFDKLKEIKQKNWLFSAAKAESDFGYLPKISLDEGIKITYNWYKKEGWLK; this is encoded by the coding sequence ATGAAAGCACTTGTGACGGGCGCAACCGGTTTTTTGGGTAGTACTCTTGTTAAAACACTACTTAAAAAAAATTGTTCAATAAAATGTCTCGTCAGAAATCCGAAAAAACTTAAATGGCTTGAAACACTACCTGTTGAGATTGCCGAGTTGCCAGTTGAGATTGTAGTTGGTGATTGTTTGGATAGTTCGTCGCTTGATTTTGCAGTTACTGATGTTGATTATGTTTTTCACTGTGCAGGACTTGTAAGAGCAATAAAGCCCGACGACCTCTATCTAACAAATGTTAGAGGAACAAAAAATCTTATTGAGAAAGTTTTAGACAAAAATCCAAACCTGAAAAGATTCGTTTATGTCTCTTCACAGGCGGCTGCCGGTCCGTCAGAAGAAGGAAGACGAAAAACGGAAGACGAGCCGGCAAATCCAGTTTCGCATTATGGATATTCTAAACTTTTGGGTGAACTGGAAGTTAAAAAATATAATGAAAAATTACCGGTGACCATTTTAAGACCTTCGGTGATTTATGGACCGCAAGACAAAGATGTTTTTGTTTTTTTTAAGTTCGCCCAAAAAGGAATCCTGCCAATCCCTGAAGAAGAAAAATATATCAGTATAAGTTTTGTATCCGATATTGTAGACGGGCTGATTTCATCTGCGTTAAGTGATATAGCAAAAAATAAAACATATTTTATAGGTGATGATACTGTTTTTTCATTAACCGAGTTTTGTCTTCTTCTAAAAAGAATAATAAATCCAGAGACAAAAATAATACAAACCCCGTATTTTTTGTATTGGCTGTCCGCATTTTTTTCAGAACTTTCAGCAAAACTTACAAATAAACCCGCTGTTCTATCTTTTGATAAACTAAAAGAAATAAAACAAAAAAACTGGCTGTTCTCAGCAGCAAAAGCAGAATCTGATTTTGGTTATTTACCAAAAATTTCACTTGACGAAGGTATAAAAATTACATATAACTGGTATAAAAAAGAAGGCTGGCTAAAATGA
- a CDS encoding aspartate-semialdehyde dehydrogenase — translation MKQYNVAVVGATGAVGIEMVKMLEKRDFPVGNLYLFASSRTAGQKLKFKNKEIIVEDINKINDYSLLATRYSLNLALFSAGAFVSKEWAPRFAEQNIFVIDNSSCFRMEKDVPLVVPEVNPHTLSKSQKIIANPNCSTIQMVVVLKPLHDAAKIRRIIVATYQAVSGAGGRALDEFQRQIMAWSKNEPIPPAEKLPYRIAFNVIPQIDIFLENGGGYTKEEMKMVNETKKILEDNTSTIKISATCVRVPVMRGHSEAVWIETSEKLTPQDVRDILKNAEGVVVVDDPAQKKYPMPIDADGRQMTFVGRIRKDISSEYGLAFWIVSDNLLKGAALNAVQIAETLVSKKFL, via the coding sequence ATGAAACAATACAATGTTGCGGTTGTCGGCGCGACAGGTGCTGTCGGGATTGAGATGGTTAAGATGCTAGAGAAAAGGGATTTTCCCGTCGGGAATCTTTATCTTTTCGCATCTTCAAGAACCGCCGGCCAGAAATTAAAATTCAAAAATAAAGAGATTATCGTTGAGGATATCAACAAAATCAATGACTACTCGCTACTCGCTACTCGCTACTCGCTTAACCTTGCACTCTTCTCTGCAGGTGCTTTCGTCTCAAAAGAATGGGCACCGCGGTTTGCCGAGCAGAATATCTTTGTGATTGATAATTCGTCTTGTTTCCGTATGGAAAAGGATGTCCCGCTGGTTGTTCCGGAAGTCAACCCACACACGCTCTCAAAATCTCAAAAAATTATCGCAAATCCGAATTGCTCAACAATCCAGATGGTCGTCGTGTTAAAACCACTACACGATGCTGCTAAAATCAGAAGAATAATCGTGGCAACATATCAGGCAGTTTCAGGTGCCGGTGGCAGAGCATTAGATGAATTTCAGCGGCAAATAATGGCTTGGTCAAAAAACGAACCAATCCCGCCAGCAGAAAAACTGCCATACCGGATTGCGTTTAATGTGATTCCGCAGATTGATATTTTTTTAGAGAATGGTGGAGGATACACTAAAGAAGAGATGAAAATGGTTAACGAGACAAAAAAAATACTTGAAGACAATACTAGTACTATAAAAATTTCTGCTACTTGTGTTCGTGTCCCGGTTATGCGGGGGCATTCAGAAGCGGTCTGGATAGAGACATCTGAAAAACTTACACCACAGGATGTACGGGATATTCTGAAAAATGCGGAAGGTGTCGTTGTTGTAGACGACCCGGCACAGAAAAAATATCCGATGCCGATTGATGCCGATGGAAGACAGATGACTTTTGTCGGGCGTATTCGGAAAGATATTTCATCAGAGTATGGGCTTGCTTTCTGGATAGTGTCGGATAATTTACTAAAAGGCGCTGCACTTAATGCTGTCCAGATTGCCGAAACGCTTGTATCTAAAAAGTTTTTATGA
- a CDS encoding CoB--CoM heterodisulfide reductase iron-sulfur subunit A family protein, with protein sequence MKKIGVFVCHCGINIAQTVDIEKVVQSLKSQVQFITDYKYLCSDPGQDIVKNAVKEYQLECVVIAACSPTLHENTFRRAVSSVGLNPYLCEIANIREQCSWVHKEKNVATEKAIKIIKSITAKTKLNLSLSEIKVPVTKRALVIGGGIAGIQSAIDIANSGYEVILVEKSASIGGRMAQLSETFPTLDCSQCILTPKMVECEQHPKIKLYTYSEIEEVKGYVGNFEVKIKQKAACLDRKKCTGCGLCIEKCPVKILSEFDAGLGKRKAIYTLFPQAVPNKPVIDKEHCLYLKTRMNTNEKNANERESKGKCRVCERICPAGAIDFTQQDIFSTEKVGAIVVATGFDLFPKENIGEYGYGKYPDVIDGLQFERLLSASGPTKGEVLRPSDSKIPQKIVFIQCAGSRDTENGVPYCSKICCMYTAKHATLYKHRVHNGQAYIFYIDIRSGGKGYEEFVQRVQEQDRVTYYRGKVSKVFQDDGEMVVKGVDTLSGLPIEISADMVVLATAIVSNQNAKELAKKLKTNIDQNGFLTEAHPKLRPVESLTAGVFLAGCAQAPKDIPETVAQASASAGKVASLFSADKLSHEPTVAKVDEEKCSGCRICISVCPYDAREYEEEGGKKIVKVNEVLCEGCGSCVSACPSGATTQCNLTDEQIFAMTEAVLMRT encoded by the coding sequence ATGAAAAAAATTGGCGTGTTTGTCTGTCATTGTGGAATAAATATCGCTCAAACGGTGGATATTGAAAAAGTTGTCCAATCTCTAAAGTCACAAGTCCAGTTTATCACCGACTATAAATATCTCTGCTCGGACCCCGGTCAGGATATTGTAAAAAATGCAGTTAAAGAATATCAACTTGAATGCGTTGTGATTGCTGCATGCTCGCCAACACTTCACGAAAACACTTTCCGTCGGGCAGTTTCATCAGTTGGGCTTAATCCATATCTCTGTGAAATTGCAAATATCAGAGAACAATGCTCGTGGGTGCATAAAGAAAAAAATGTTGCGACTGAAAAAGCAATCAAAATTATAAAATCAATAACTGCAAAAACAAAACTTAATCTATCACTTTCTGAAATAAAAGTGCCTGTTACAAAACGGGCATTAGTTATCGGCGGTGGGATTGCAGGAATACAGTCGGCAATAGATATTGCAAACAGTGGCTACGAGGTAATTCTTGTAGAAAAATCAGCATCTATCGGTGGCAGAATGGCGCAACTTTCTGAAACATTCCCAACACTAGATTGCTCTCAATGTATCCTTACACCAAAAATGGTAGAATGTGAACAGCATCCAAAAATTAAACTTTATACCTACTCTGAAATAGAAGAAGTCAAAGGATATGTTGGCAATTTTGAAGTAAAAATCAAACAAAAGGCGGCATGTCTTGACAGGAAAAAATGTACAGGCTGCGGACTCTGTATAGAAAAATGTCCTGTAAAAATTCTGTCTGAGTTTGATGCTGGGCTCGGTAAAAGGAAGGCAATCTATACACTATTTCCACAAGCGGTTCCTAATAAACCGGTAATTGATAAGGAGCATTGTTTGTATTTGAAAACGCGAATGAACACGAATGAAAAAAACGCGAACGAACGCGAATCAAAAGGGAAGTGTAGAGTTTGTGAGAGAATTTGTCCTGCAGGTGCGATTGATTTTACCCAGCAGGATATTTTTAGTACTGAAAAAGTCGGTGCAATTGTCGTTGCTACCGGTTTTGATTTATTCCCGAAAGAAAACATTGGCGAGTACGGCTATGGAAAATATCCGGATGTTATAGATGGTTTGCAATTTGAACGACTACTTTCTGCTTCAGGTCCGACAAAAGGCGAAGTTTTACGCCCGTCTGACAGTAAAATTCCACAAAAAATCGTCTTTATACAATGCGCTGGTTCACGTGATACCGAAAATGGCGTGCCTTATTGCTCAAAAATATGCTGTATGTATACTGCGAAACATGCAACACTTTACAAACATAGAGTCCATAACGGGCAGGCGTACATTTTTTATATTGATATTCGGTCAGGCGGTAAGGGCTATGAAGAATTTGTCCAGCGAGTTCAGGAACAAGATAGAGTAACATATTACAGAGGAAAGGTCTCAAAAGTTTTTCAGGATGACGGCGAAATGGTTGTCAAAGGTGTTGATACTTTATCAGGTCTGCCAATAGAAATTTCAGCAGATATGGTTGTTCTTGCAACTGCGATTGTTTCTAACCAAAACGCAAAAGAATTAGCTAAAAAACTAAAAACTAATATTGATCAAAATGGGTTTTTAACAGAAGCACATCCAAAATTAAGACCTGTAGAATCGTTAACAGCAGGTGTTTTTCTTGCTGGCTGTGCTCAAGCACCCAAAGATATTCCTGAGACAGTTGCGCAAGCATCCGCGAGTGCTGGTAAGGTTGCTTCATTATTTTCTGCTGATAAACTTTCACACGAGCCTACAGTTGCCAAGGTTGATGAAGAAAAATGTAGTGGATGTAGGATTTGTATATCGGTCTGTCCCTACGATGCCCGTGAATATGAGGAAGAGGGGGGGAAGAAAATTGTCAAAGTGAATGAAGTGCTCTGTGAAGGTTGTGGTAGTTGCGTATCTGCCTGTCCATCTGGTGCAACTACACAATGTAACTTAACTGATGAGCAAATATTTGCAATGACGGAAGCGGTCTTAATGAGAACTTGA
- a CDS encoding ATP-binding protein has product MLLERKLYRPIQAYIDSKEAIIITGMRRTGKTSLLRFIYERISSSNKIFLDLENPLNQKYFEETNYERIKSTLEFLGLNFTQKAYLFLDEIQLVKNLPRVVKYLIDHYKIKCFLTGSASFYLKNLFTESLVGRKYIFELFPLDFEEFLLFKNSKIKLPDRKSRITRPIFDTISNLYDEYIYYGGFPEVVLKTNFEEKKKSLEDIFTSYFQLEVLRLGDFRKNEVIRDLILLLMERVGWKLDINKISSELGISRITVMQYISFLEGTYFIKLVKPFSRNRDTEIRKMPKVYSCDSGLVNHFSKISEGNLFESSIFQNLRMRGEINYYQKKSGVEIDFILNKEIGIEVKIKPTENDVRRLEKISKKIRLKKFKIFTRNYPSNLDKMKNVEFGFFI; this is encoded by the coding sequence ATGCTTTTAGAAAGAAAACTTTACAGACCGATACAAGCTTATATAGATTCAAAAGAAGCAATAATTATCACTGGTATGCGGAGAACCGGGAAAACCTCATTACTCCGTTTTATTTACGAACGGATATCTTCATCAAATAAAATTTTTTTGGATTTAGAAAATCCGCTGAATCAGAAATATTTTGAAGAGACAAATTACGAGAGGATAAAATCAACCCTTGAATTTTTGGGTTTGAATTTTACGCAAAAAGCGTATCTCTTTTTAGATGAAATTCAGCTGGTGAAGAATCTCCCCCGAGTGGTGAAATATCTGATTGACCATTATAAAATAAAATGTTTTCTGACTGGTTCGGCAAGTTTTTATTTAAAAAATTTATTTACCGAATCGCTTGTGGGAAGAAAATATATCTTTGAACTTTTCCCGTTAGATTTTGAAGAATTCTTATTGTTTAAAAATAGCAAAATCAAACTTCCCGACAGAAAAAGTAGAATTACTCGCCCCATTTTTGATACAATCTCAAATTTGTATGATGAATATATTTATTATGGTGGTTTCCCAGAAGTTGTCTTAAAAACAAATTTTGAGGAAAAGAAAAAATCATTAGAAGACATTTTTACTTCTTACTTCCAATTAGAAGTCCTCAGATTGGGAGATTTCAGAAAGAATGAAGTTATTCGTGATTTAATCCTCCTTTTGATGGAAAGAGTTGGTTGGAAACTGGACATTAATAAAATTTCGTCCGAGTTAGGTATTTCAAGGATTACAGTTATGCAGTATATTTCATTTTTAGAAGGGACTTATTTTATTAAACTGGTGAAACCATTTTCCAGAAACCGAGATACAGAAATTAGAAAGATGCCTAAAGTATATTCTTGTGACTCTGGATTAGTTAACCATTTTTCTAAAATAAGCGAAGGGAATTTATTTGAAAGCAGTATATTTCAGAATTTGCGGATGCGTGGAGAGATAAATTATTATCAGAAAAAAAGTGGAGTTGAGATAGATTTTATCTTAAATAAAGAAATAGGTATTGAAGTTAAAATAAAGCCGACCGAAAATGATGTCAGAAGATTAGAGAAAATAAGTAAAAAAATAAGGTTAAAGAAGTTTAAAATTTTTACCAGGAATTATCCTTCAAATTTAGATAAAATGAAAAATGTAGAATTCGGTTTCTTCATTTAG
- a CDS encoding hydrogenase iron-sulfur subunit → MNCEPRIICFLCKWCTYAGADLAGTTRMEYLPNGIIIRVNCSSRIDPEHILWAFKNGADGVFVGGCHPGDCHYQNGNYKTLRRIILLKKLLKQTGIDERKLRLEWISASESQKFVNTINEFTTEIKKLK, encoded by the coding sequence ATGAACTGCGAACCAAGAATAATTTGTTTCTTATGTAAATGGTGTACATATGCGGGTGCGGATTTGGCAGGAACTACCCGTATGGAGTATTTACCAAATGGTATAATTATCCGAGTGAACTGCTCAAGCCGGATTGACCCTGAACATATTTTATGGGCTTTTAAGAATGGTGCAGATGGCGTGTTTGTCGGCGGATGTCATCCAGGTGATTGCCACTACCAAAATGGGAATTATAAAACATTACGCCGAATTATACTATTGAAAAAACTGCTAAAACAAACTGGAATTGACGAAAGAAAATTGCGTTTGGAGTGGATTTCAGCATCCGAATCCCAAAAATTTGTAAATACAATCAACGAGTTCACAACAGAGATAAAAAAGTTGAAATAA
- a CDS encoding 4Fe-4S dicluster domain-containing protein, with protein sequence MPKTKLTKRTQPTQPTQLSTIYIMGKKYEVPKDLTIMKAIEYAGYQLIRGCGCRGGFCGACGTIYRTKNDYKIKVGLACQTVVEDGMYLAQIPFFPVKKPEYNIDKLQPTAETIFQIFPEIMRCLSCNTCTKACPQDINVMDYIQSIIQGDIPKAADLSFDCLMCGLCALRCPGEISQFQSAILARRLFAKYLQPKAKHLSVRLKEMSDGKFDDEIKKIMQLNIEELKKMYNQREIEPEEL encoded by the coding sequence ATGCCAAAAACAAAACTGACTAAACGAACTCAACCAACTCAACCGACGCAACTGTCAACCATTTACATTATGGGAAAAAAATATGAAGTGCCGAAGGACTTAACAATTATGAAAGCGATTGAATACGCTGGCTACCAACTCATTCGTGGCTGTGGCTGCCGTGGTGGTTTTTGTGGTGCCTGTGGCACAATTTATCGGACTAAAAATGATTACAAAATTAAAGTAGGGCTTGCCTGTCAAACAGTTGTTGAAGATGGAATGTATTTAGCACAGATTCCATTTTTTCCTGTTAAAAAACCGGAATACAATATTGACAAATTACAGCCAACCGCAGAGACAATTTTCCAAATTTTTCCTGAGATTATGCGATGCCTTTCCTGTAATACCTGCACAAAAGCATGTCCGCAGGATATCAATGTGATGGACTATATTCAATCAATAATTCAGGGTGATATTCCAAAAGCGGCAGATTTGTCTTTTGACTGCCTTATGTGTGGATTGTGTGCGTTGCGTTGCCCAGGTGAAATCAGTCAGTTTCAGTCGGCAATTTTAGCCCGTCGGCTTTTTGCAAAATATCTGCAACCGAAAGCAAAACATCTTTCTGTGCGGCTTAAAGAAATGTCAGACGGTAAATTTGACGATGAAATAAAAAAAATTATGCAACTGAACATAGAAGAATTGAAAAAAATGTATAACCAACGAGAAATAGAACCCGAAGAACTGTAA